Proteins co-encoded in one Bradyrhizobium sp. 170 genomic window:
- a CDS encoding PaaI family thioesterase yields the protein MTTTETADLFSFDTRRHRVVDWQAPGPVAKAASGMSGLETMCAIRDGILPPPPMARLIGFEMRIAEPGRIVMELDPDESLENTIGLLHGATAAALLDTAMGCAIATMQPAGQTSVTLDLKLTYLRPLSVQSRTISAEGRVVKLGRQTSYAEGFVRDGAGNLAVHATATFTMIGVEKAK from the coding sequence ATGACTACGACCGAGACCGCCGATCTGTTTTCGTTCGATACGCGCAGGCACCGGGTGGTGGACTGGCAGGCGCCGGGGCCGGTGGCGAAGGCGGCCTCCGGCATGTCCGGGCTGGAGACGATGTGCGCGATCCGCGACGGCATCCTGCCACCGCCGCCGATGGCCCGATTGATCGGTTTCGAGATGCGCATCGCCGAACCCGGCCGTATCGTGATGGAACTGGACCCGGATGAAAGCCTCGAAAATACCATCGGACTGCTCCACGGCGCGACCGCCGCGGCACTCCTGGATACCGCCATGGGTTGCGCCATTGCCACCATGCAGCCGGCGGGGCAGACCTCGGTCACGCTGGACCTCAAGCTGACCTATCTGCGGCCGTTGTCGGTGCAATCACGCACGATCTCGGCGGAAGGCAGAGTGGTAAAACTCGGCCGCCAGACCAGCTATGCCGAAGGCTTCGTCCGTGACGGCGCGGGCAATCTTGCAGTGCACGCGACCGCCACATTCACGATGATCGGCGTTGAAAAAGCGAAATAG
- a CDS encoding acetyl-CoA carboxylase biotin carboxyl carrier protein subunit has protein sequence MPDIKIVTEVAGRVCALPVTTGGDVGDGDEIAFVEAMKMEIPVTSTTAGRIKAILVKLDDVIAEGQVVAIIEA, from the coding sequence ATGCCAGACATCAAGATCGTCACCGAAGTCGCCGGTCGCGTGTGCGCACTTCCCGTCACAACCGGCGGAGATGTCGGTGACGGCGACGAGATTGCTTTCGTCGAAGCCATGAAGATGGAAATTCCGGTCACGTCGACGACGGCAGGAAGAATCAAGGCTATCCTGGTCAAACTCGACGACGTCATCGCCGAAGGACAGGTCGTCGCAATCATCGAAGCTTAA
- a CDS encoding TetR/AcrR family transcriptional regulator: protein MRYSKEHKQETHARIVKKASVRLREKGAHGIGVADLMKEAGLTHGGFYAHFDSRDALVIEAFAYAMDRSAEHWRKIAAETLPEKRLSTIVDSYVSTVHRDDPGRGCAVPTLGAEIARESAKTRKAFSAKLEQLIDVMAEQILDVPRKTARKQAMGTLATMMGALVMSRVAGSGELSDEILVAGREAALARAEATKPAVKKARAKVN from the coding sequence ATGCGTTATTCGAAAGAGCACAAGCAGGAGACCCACGCGCGGATCGTGAAGAAAGCCTCGGTGCGGCTTCGCGAAAAGGGCGCGCATGGCATCGGTGTCGCCGACCTGATGAAGGAGGCAGGCCTGACCCATGGCGGCTTCTACGCGCATTTCGATTCCCGCGACGCGCTGGTGATCGAGGCCTTTGCCTATGCGATGGACCGCTCGGCCGAGCATTGGCGGAAGATCGCCGCCGAGACGCTGCCGGAGAAGCGGCTCTCGACGATCGTCGATTCCTACGTCTCGACGGTGCATCGCGACGATCCCGGCCGCGGCTGCGCGGTCCCGACGCTCGGCGCCGAGATCGCCCGCGAAAGCGCCAAAACCCGCAAGGCCTTTAGCGCCAAGCTCGAACAGTTGATCGATGTGATGGCCGAACAGATTCTGGATGTGCCGCGAAAGACGGCGCGCAAGCAGGCCATGGGCACGCTGGCGACCATGATGGGTGCCCTGGTGATGTCCCGCGTGGCCGGCAGCGGTGAACTGTCGGACGAAATTCTCGTCGCCGGCCGCGAGGCGGCGCTGGCCCGTGCCGAGGCGACGAAGCCAGCCGTGAAGAAGGCGCGGGCGAAGGTGAATTGA
- a CDS encoding IclR family transcriptional regulator produces the protein MGRRSERLSKQGMLASDLAGEGDVIQVVSRAFDVLRCFEGHEARLGNLEISSRCGLPRSTVSRLTHTLTRMGQLVYLPRDQKYRIGPSAVAMSTSMMKGLQLRNLIRLRLQDVADQLPGTVGFVIPDRYHLVYLEFARAANALGLHEGTGSRISMTSTAAGFAYTAALDIDVGDALIAEMEREIPGNSGLLKSRIEDNRRHLREHGYVVGCGTWSPHINGCAVPVWSPQYQTFVVVTIGLLAAMFDEKRLHREVAPQMLQLGVAIGSLLEGAEGDIFANRIERKPLPVPIHNNNKIIKTEDTNELEAGARRPRSARSVRARDGRR, from the coding sequence ATGGGAAGACGCTCGGAACGGCTTAGCAAGCAGGGAATGCTCGCCAGCGATCTCGCAGGCGAGGGTGATGTGATCCAGGTGGTGTCGCGGGCCTTCGATGTCCTGCGATGCTTCGAGGGTCATGAAGCGAGACTGGGTAATCTGGAAATTTCCAGCCGTTGCGGACTGCCGCGATCGACGGTGTCGCGGCTGACCCACACGCTGACGCGGATGGGCCAGCTCGTTTATCTGCCGCGCGATCAGAAATACCGTATCGGTCCAAGCGCGGTGGCGATGAGCACCTCGATGATGAAGGGGTTGCAGCTTCGCAACCTGATCAGGCTGCGGCTGCAGGACGTCGCCGATCAATTGCCGGGTACCGTCGGCTTCGTGATTCCCGATCGCTATCATCTGGTCTATCTCGAATTCGCGCGTGCCGCGAACGCGCTCGGCCTGCATGAAGGCACCGGCAGCCGCATCTCGATGACGAGCACCGCGGCCGGCTTTGCCTACACCGCAGCGCTCGATATAGATGTCGGCGATGCCTTGATCGCCGAAATGGAGCGCGAGATTCCGGGAAACTCGGGATTGTTGAAGTCGCGCATCGAGGACAACCGCCGCCATTTGCGCGAACACGGCTATGTCGTGGGCTGCGGCACCTGGAGTCCACACATCAACGGTTGCGCGGTGCCGGTGTGGTCGCCGCAGTATCAAACCTTCGTCGTTGTGACGATCGGCCTTCTCGCCGCGATGTTTGACGAGAAGCGGCTGCACAGGGAAGTGGCGCCGCAGATGCTCCAGCTCGGCGTTGCGATTGGCAGCCTGCTCGAAGGCGCCGAGGGCGACATCTTCGCCAACCGTATCGAAAGAAAGCCGCTTCCGGTACCGATCCATAATAACAACAAGATCATCAAGACGGAGGATACGAATGAACTGGAAGCCGGAGCTCGACGACCTCGCTCGGCGCGAAGCGTTCGCGCGCGAGATGGGAGGCGTTGA
- a CDS encoding TAXI family TRAP transporter solute-binding subunit produces MIHRLTALAPIALAGISLLASPAYSQDVKLPPTMVVTAYDTGTAGFNIAVGIGKMMKDKYGTDVRVLPAGNDVARLAPLRAKRAAMSAMGSGSYFAQEGVFEFGTKEWGPQALQLVLSTVDCNAATLGVAKDTGVTEIKQLKGKRVGFVVGSPALNQNALAILAFGDLKQSDVKIVEFSSYGAMWKGMINNDVDAAFATTITGPAKELETSPRGIIWPPLPASDKAGWERVKKVGSFFFPHTATCGAGITKDKPIELGNYPYPIFVSYGSLGADEVYAITKAMITGYDAYKDAAPGAGGLAADRQTKNWVVPVHPGAAKALKEAGQWTDAQEAHNKELLKRQQVLAAAWTDYGKANPPSDDKAFLDGWMKARAAALAKANMSNGFEQ; encoded by the coding sequence ATGATTCATCGGTTGACGGCGCTCGCGCCAATTGCCCTGGCAGGCATCTCGCTGCTGGCCTCGCCGGCCTATTCCCAAGACGTCAAGCTGCCACCGACCATGGTCGTCACCGCCTATGACACCGGAACGGCGGGCTTCAACATCGCCGTCGGCATCGGCAAGATGATGAAGGACAAATACGGTACCGATGTCCGCGTGCTGCCCGCCGGCAACGACGTGGCGCGACTGGCACCGTTGCGCGCCAAGCGCGCGGCCATGTCCGCGATGGGCTCCGGCTCCTATTTCGCTCAGGAAGGCGTGTTCGAATTCGGCACCAAGGAATGGGGTCCGCAAGCCCTGCAATTGGTGCTGTCTACCGTCGACTGCAACGCCGCTACGCTCGGGGTCGCCAAGGATACCGGCGTGACCGAGATCAAGCAGCTCAAGGGCAAGCGCGTCGGCTTCGTCGTCGGTTCGCCGGCGCTGAACCAAAATGCGCTCGCGATCCTGGCGTTCGGCGACCTCAAGCAAAGCGACGTCAAGATCGTCGAATTCTCGAGCTATGGCGCGATGTGGAAGGGCATGATCAACAACGACGTCGATGCCGCCTTCGCCACCACCATCACCGGCCCGGCGAAAGAACTTGAGACATCACCGCGCGGCATCATCTGGCCGCCGCTGCCCGCCAGCGACAAGGCCGGCTGGGAGCGCGTGAAAAAGGTTGGCTCGTTCTTCTTCCCGCACACCGCGACCTGCGGTGCCGGCATCACCAAGGACAAGCCGATCGAGCTCGGCAACTACCCCTACCCGATCTTCGTGTCTTACGGATCGCTGGGCGCCGACGAGGTCTATGCCATCACCAAGGCGATGATCACGGGCTACGACGCTTACAAGGATGCCGCGCCGGGCGCGGGCGGCCTTGCGGCCGACCGCCAGACCAAGAACTGGGTGGTCCCGGTGCATCCGGGCGCAGCCAAGGCGCTGAAGGAAGCCGGTCAGTGGACCGACGCACAGGAAGCCCACAACAAGGAATTGCTGAAGCGCCAGCAAGTGCTAGCCGCCGCATGGACGGACTATGGCAAGGCCAATCCGCCATCGGATGACAAGGCGTTTCTTGACGGCTGGATGAAGGCGCGCGCTGCGGCGCTGGCAAAGGCGAATATGTCGAACGGCTTTGAACAATAG
- a CDS encoding LysR family transcriptional regulator → MLDQGTKTIDWDDFRFVLAIVRGGSVSAAAKQLAVDHATVIRRVDRLERHLTAKLFDRRKTGYLLTEAGQRVADSAEAMESTIVANQEAVGGSRAHLTGTVRIGAPDGFGSHFLASRLVKFTERYPDLDLQLVATARLFSLSKREADIAISLTMPKEGRIVGRKLLDYSLGLYAAPAYLDRAPAIRSRGDLPAHRFVGYIEELLFTPELDYLPQVSPKISAKFRSANLIAQLNATIAGFGIAVLPHFMATAHPELRPVLPDEIRISRSFWMLMHADSKDLARIRAVADYIHETVDSERALFGGR, encoded by the coding sequence ATGCTGGATCAAGGCACCAAGACGATCGATTGGGATGACTTCCGTTTCGTGCTGGCGATCGTCCGCGGCGGATCGGTTTCCGCTGCCGCCAAGCAGCTTGCCGTCGATCATGCCACAGTGATCCGGCGTGTCGACCGCCTGGAACGGCATCTCACGGCAAAGCTGTTCGATCGCCGCAAGACCGGATATCTCCTGACCGAGGCCGGCCAGCGCGTCGCCGACAGCGCGGAAGCGATGGAATCCACCATCGTCGCCAACCAGGAGGCGGTCGGCGGCTCGCGCGCGCATCTGACCGGCACCGTGCGGATCGGCGCCCCCGACGGTTTCGGCAGCCATTTTCTGGCCTCGCGGCTGGTCAAATTCACCGAACGGTATCCCGATCTCGACCTGCAGCTCGTGGCGACCGCGCGGCTGTTCAGCCTGTCGAAGCGCGAAGCGGACATTGCCATCAGCTTGACGATGCCGAAGGAAGGCCGGATCGTCGGGCGCAAGCTGCTCGACTACAGCCTCGGGCTCTACGCCGCCCCCGCCTATCTCGACCGCGCGCCCGCGATCAGGAGCCGCGGCGACCTGCCCGCGCATCGCTTCGTCGGCTACATCGAGGAACTGCTGTTCACGCCGGAACTGGATTACCTGCCCCAGGTCTCGCCAAAGATTTCCGCCAAATTCCGCAGCGCCAACCTGATCGCGCAGCTCAACGCCACCATCGCGGGGTTTGGAATCGCCGTGCTGCCCCACTTCATGGCGACGGCGCATCCGGAATTGCGCCCGGTATTGCCTGATGAGATTAGGATCTCGCGCAGCTTCTGGATGCTGATGCACGCCGACAGCAAGGATCTGGCGCGGATCAGGGCGGTTGCCGATTACATCCACGAGACGGTGGACAGCGAGCGCGCGCTGTTTGGAGGAAGGTGA
- a CDS encoding MFS transporter, giving the protein MISNWLSAALSRRNIHYGWAMVGVTFLTALISAGTVGAPGVFIVPLQKEFGWTTAEISSALSIRFILFGLMAPFAAALMNRYGLRNVALSGLLIVVSGLVASLAMTKVWQLMLLWGVVIGLGTGMTALVLGATVAARWFVARRGLVVGILTASVATGQLAFLPLLASLTDHYGWRIALALICVMLGVAAFAVLLVMRDRPSDVGLRPYGDEGTEPLPAPPPNNAPIMAAALGTLRDASKSGVFWILFATFFICGASTNGLIQVHLIPMCLDFGIPQVQAASLLAAMGIFDFVGTIASGWLSDRYDNRKLLFWYYGLRGLSLLFLPFSDFTLYGLSLFAVFYGLDWIATVPPTVRLTAQRFGPERANLVFGWIFAGHQLGAGVAAFGAGLSRTMLQTYLPAFFVAGALCIVAALIVLAISRPKPVAA; this is encoded by the coding sequence ATGATCTCGAACTGGCTGTCAGCCGCCCTCTCCCGCCGCAACATCCATTACGGCTGGGCGATGGTTGGCGTGACCTTCCTCACCGCCCTGATCTCGGCCGGCACGGTCGGCGCGCCCGGTGTTTTCATCGTGCCCTTGCAGAAGGAGTTCGGCTGGACCACCGCGGAGATTTCCTCGGCGCTCTCGATCCGCTTCATCCTGTTCGGGCTGATGGCGCCATTTGCCGCGGCGCTGATGAACCGCTACGGCCTGCGCAATGTGGCGCTGTCGGGGCTGCTGATCGTCGTATCAGGGCTCGTCGCGTCGCTGGCGATGACCAAGGTCTGGCAGCTGATGCTGCTGTGGGGCGTGGTGATCGGGCTCGGTACCGGCATGACGGCGCTGGTGCTGGGCGCAACGGTCGCCGCGCGCTGGTTCGTGGCGCGGCGCGGCCTCGTCGTCGGCATTCTCACCGCGAGCGTCGCGACGGGACAACTCGCGTTCCTGCCGCTGCTGGCAAGCCTGACCGATCATTACGGCTGGCGGATCGCGCTGGCGCTGATCTGCGTGATGCTGGGTGTGGCCGCCTTCGCCGTGCTGCTGGTCATGCGCGACCGGCCGAGCGACGTCGGCCTGCGGCCGTACGGCGACGAAGGCACCGAGCCGCTGCCGGCGCCACCGCCGAACAACGCACCGATCATGGCGGCAGCGCTCGGCACTCTCCGCGATGCCTCGAAGTCGGGTGTGTTCTGGATCCTGTTTGCGACGTTCTTCATCTGCGGCGCCAGCACCAACGGCCTGATCCAGGTGCATTTGATTCCGATGTGCCTCGACTTCGGCATTCCGCAAGTGCAGGCCGCAAGCCTGCTCGCGGCGATGGGAATTTTCGATTTTGTCGGCACCATTGCCTCGGGCTGGCTGTCGGATCGCTACGACAATCGGAAGCTGTTGTTCTGGTATTACGGGCTGCGCGGCCTGTCGCTGCTGTTCCTGCCCTTCTCCGATTTCACGCTCTACGGCCTGTCGCTATTTGCGGTGTTCTACGGGCTCGACTGGATCGCGACCGTGCCGCCGACCGTGCGGCTCACCGCGCAACGATTCGGCCCGGAGCGCGCCAACCTCGTGTTCGGCTGGATTTTTGCCGGCCATCAGTTGGGTGCGGGCGTCGCGGCCTTCGGCGCCGGCCTGTCGCGAACGATGCTGCAGACCTATCTGCCGGCGTTCTTCGTCGCCGGTGCGCTCTGCATTGTCGCCGCGCTGATTGTACTGGCGATCTCACGGCCGAAGCCGGTGGCGGCGTGA
- a CDS encoding enoyl-CoA hydratase — protein sequence MEMLNPHCGVDRDGRGVIRLSICNAGSLNILSSAVTDGVRKGFEDLAGDKDIRAVILAGQSEKSMIGGADIKEMAKLDQKSAEAFITRLRDLCEAVRHFPAPVIARLPGWCLGGGLEVAAACDFRIAAHDAKFGMPEVRVGIPSVIHAALLPRLIGWGRARWLVMTAENIDAPTALAWGLVDVVAKQGGLDDAVEHTVNALLECGPEALRAQKALMRQWEELPLTESVNLSVGVFGKSFLTGEPQRLMQGFLDRKK from the coding sequence ATGGAAATGCTCAATCCCCATTGCGGCGTCGACCGCGACGGCAGAGGCGTCATTCGCCTGTCGATCTGCAACGCAGGCTCCCTCAACATCCTCTCCTCCGCCGTCACCGACGGGGTCCGCAAAGGGTTTGAGGATCTCGCCGGCGACAAGGACATTCGCGCGGTGATCCTCGCCGGCCAGAGCGAAAAGAGCATGATCGGCGGCGCCGACATCAAGGAGATGGCAAAGCTCGACCAGAAATCCGCGGAAGCCTTCATCACCCGGCTGCGCGACCTCTGCGAGGCCGTGCGCCACTTTCCGGCGCCCGTGATCGCGCGGCTTCCGGGCTGGTGCCTCGGCGGTGGCCTCGAAGTCGCCGCCGCCTGCGATTTCCGGATTGCGGCCCATGATGCCAAGTTCGGCATGCCGGAAGTGCGGGTCGGCATCCCCTCGGTGATCCATGCCGCGCTGCTGCCGCGGCTGATCGGTTGGGGCCGCGCCCGCTGGCTTGTCATGACGGCAGAGAATATCGACGCGCCCACCGCGCTCGCCTGGGGCCTGGTCGACGTGGTAGCGAAGCAAGGCGGGCTCGACGATGCGGTCGAGCATACGGTCAACGCGCTGCTCGAATGCGGTCCCGAAGCGCTGCGCGCGCAGAAGGCATTGATGCGCCAGTGGGAGGAACTGCCGCTGACCGAATCCGTCAACTTAAGCGTCGGCGTCTTCGGAAAATCCTTCCTGACCGGCGAGCCGCAGCGGCTGATGCAAGGGTTTCTCGACCGCAAGAAATAG
- a CDS encoding carboxyl transferase domain-containing protein, protein MNWKPELDDLARREAFAREMGGVDKVKRQHDQGRLTVRERIDRLIDKNSFHEIGAISGIAEYDDNSELKHLTPANCVFGRGKIDGRTVVVVGDDFTVRGGSADASISAKPLMAEEMAHDFRLPIIRVIEGSGGGGSVKTIETRGAANLPGGVGGTRWYWFTTANMARVPVVALGLGSVAGLGAARLAASHYSVMTRNSAMFVAGPPVVKRLGQDLTKTELGGAEIQTRAGGVDDAVDTEEEAFERARRFLSYLPSSVYDLPPTTPCTDDPERAEESLLKAVPRNRRQVYKMRPIIDAVVDKGSFFEVNANFGRPVITGLARLEGRAVLLLASDPFHYGGSWTAEACQKVVRWVDFAETFHLPVVYLMDCPGFMIGLEAEKSATIRHGVRAMAAVNQSTVPWCTIIVRNAFGVAGVVHQPANRYSMRYAWPSAYWGSLPLEGGIEAAYRADIDASDDPAAKLKEIEDRLNKLRSPFRSAEKFWVEEVIDPRKTRSLLCEFARLAEPIRTVGPATNMAIRP, encoded by the coding sequence ATGAACTGGAAGCCGGAGCTCGACGACCTCGCTCGGCGCGAAGCGTTCGCGCGCGAGATGGGAGGCGTTGACAAGGTCAAGCGCCAGCATGACCAGGGCCGGCTCACGGTTCGTGAGCGCATCGACAGACTGATCGACAAGAATTCCTTCCACGAGATCGGCGCCATCTCCGGCATCGCCGAATACGACGACAACAGCGAACTCAAGCACCTGACGCCGGCGAACTGCGTGTTCGGCCGCGGCAAGATCGACGGCCGCACCGTGGTCGTCGTCGGCGACGATTTCACCGTGCGCGGCGGTTCGGCCGACGCCTCGATCTCGGCCAAGCCGCTGATGGCCGAGGAAATGGCGCATGATTTCCGCCTGCCGATCATCCGCGTGATCGAAGGTTCGGGCGGTGGCGGCTCGGTGAAGACAATTGAAACGCGCGGGGCGGCTAATCTGCCCGGCGGCGTCGGCGGCACGCGCTGGTACTGGTTCACGACCGCGAACATGGCTCGCGTGCCCGTGGTCGCCCTCGGGCTCGGTTCGGTCGCGGGCCTTGGCGCGGCGCGGCTTGCCGCCAGCCATTATTCGGTCATGACCCGGAATTCCGCGATGTTCGTCGCAGGTCCGCCGGTGGTGAAGCGCCTCGGCCAGGACCTGACGAAAACAGAACTTGGCGGCGCCGAGATCCAGACCCGCGCCGGCGGCGTCGACGATGCCGTCGATACCGAGGAGGAGGCGTTCGAACGCGCCAGGCGCTTTCTGTCCTATCTGCCGTCATCGGTGTACGACCTGCCGCCGACCACGCCCTGCACCGATGATCCGGAGCGCGCGGAAGAATCGCTGTTGAAGGCAGTGCCGCGCAATCGCCGCCAGGTCTACAAGATGCGCCCGATCATCGACGCCGTGGTCGACAAGGGCTCGTTCTTCGAGGTCAACGCCAATTTCGGCCGCCCTGTTATCACCGGGCTTGCGCGGCTCGAGGGGCGCGCGGTGCTGCTGCTGGCCAGCGATCCCTTCCACTATGGCGGGTCGTGGACCGCGGAGGCCTGCCAGAAGGTGGTGCGCTGGGTCGATTTCGCCGAGACCTTCCATCTGCCGGTGGTCTACTTGATGGATTGTCCGGGCTTCATGATCGGGCTTGAGGCCGAGAAGTCGGCGACCATCCGTCACGGCGTGCGCGCGATGGCCGCCGTCAACCAGTCGACCGTGCCCTGGTGCACCATCATCGTGCGCAATGCCTTTGGTGTTGCCGGCGTCGTGCACCAGCCCGCCAATCGCTATTCGATGCGCTATGCCTGGCCGTCGGCCTATTGGGGTTCGCTGCCGCTGGAAGGCGGCATCGAGGCGGCCTACCGCGCCGACATCGATGCTTCAGATGATCCGGCCGCGAAGCTGAAGGAGATCGAGGATCGCCTCAACAAGCTGCGCTCGCCGTTCCGTTCGGCCGAGAAATTCTGGGTCGAGGAAGTGATCGATCCCCGCAAGACGCGTTCGCTGTTGTGCGAATTCGCACGGCTCGCCGAACCGATCCGCACCGTAGGGCCGGCGACGAACATGGCGATCCGGCCGTAG
- a CDS encoding FAD-dependent monooxygenase, translated as MRPAGKGALESLYFEYPRFAARRVPELDGATTRRPVLIAGAGPIGMTAALVLARYGIRSVLIDRKDTFNDGSRAICIARPSMHILERIGAIAPFVEKALGWRFGRSYYRGEQIFRLEMPQPPGEKYLPMYNLQQQYIEKFLHDAVATSELIDMRWQSELTGLERHVDGVSARISSPEGNYYLDALYLLAADGARSPIRSMLGLRLKGDNYEGRYVIADIRMDHDFPTERRAFFEPSGNPGGTVLIHKQPDDIWRVDYQLREGESEEEALKEENIRARVSAILADIGHTKPWELDWWSVYSANTLCLDDYRHDRVFFIGDAAHIVPIFGVRGLNNGLADAENIGWKLALVLHGEADDRLLDSYSPERRGATLDVFANATKSTRFMTPPTRGWRLAREAALSLSLKHEFPRGLANPRQMQPYTYSESLLTPYAGRDAEFAGGPACGSAAPNAGLADGSYLLDRAGNGMTAILFCEGQPTAEQAALLAQLGRIDKRFVPVVVTSSGSAFEAKAIADGDGEIARVFAAVPGTLYLLRPDLHIAGRWKAVAPGEILKTAGLCLGSETP; from the coding sequence ATGAGACCTGCCGGCAAGGGAGCGCTGGAATCGCTCTATTTCGAATATCCTAGGTTCGCTGCGCGGCGTGTCCCCGAACTTGACGGCGCCACGACACGACGCCCGGTATTGATCGCGGGCGCCGGCCCGATCGGCATGACCGCGGCGCTGGTGCTGGCGCGCTACGGCATCCGCAGCGTCCTGATCGATCGCAAGGACACATTTAATGACGGCAGCCGCGCGATCTGCATCGCGCGGCCGAGCATGCATATTCTGGAACGGATCGGCGCGATCGCGCCGTTCGTCGAAAAGGCGCTCGGCTGGCGGTTCGGCCGCAGCTACTATCGCGGCGAGCAGATTTTCCGGCTGGAGATGCCGCAACCGCCGGGCGAAAAATATCTGCCGATGTACAATCTGCAGCAGCAGTACATCGAAAAATTCCTGCACGATGCGGTCGCGACCAGCGAACTCATCGACATGCGCTGGCAGAGCGAACTTACCGGCCTCGAGCGCCACGTAGACGGGGTTTCTGCCCGTATTTCATCGCCGGAAGGAAACTACTATCTCGACGCTCTCTATCTGCTGGCGGCCGACGGCGCGCGCTCGCCGATCCGGTCGATGCTCGGGCTCCGCCTAAAAGGTGACAATTACGAAGGCCGCTATGTGATCGCGGACATCCGCATGGATCATGACTTCCCGACCGAGCGGCGGGCGTTCTTTGAGCCAAGCGGCAACCCCGGAGGCACTGTGCTGATCCACAAGCAGCCGGACGATATCTGGCGCGTCGACTATCAGCTTCGCGAAGGCGAGAGCGAGGAAGAAGCTCTCAAGGAGGAAAACATCCGCGCACGCGTCAGCGCGATCCTCGCCGATATCGGCCACACAAAACCGTGGGAACTGGACTGGTGGAGCGTCTACTCCGCCAACACCCTCTGCCTCGACGATTACCGGCACGATCGCGTGTTCTTCATCGGCGATGCCGCGCACATCGTGCCGATCTTCGGCGTGCGCGGACTGAACAACGGCCTGGCGGATGCCGAAAACATCGGCTGGAAGCTCGCGCTTGTTCTGCATGGCGAGGCGGACGACCGCCTGCTCGACAGCTATTCGCCGGAACGGCGCGGCGCCACGCTGGATGTGTTTGCCAACGCCACCAAGAGCACGCGCTTCATGACGCCGCCGACGCGCGGCTGGCGACTGGCGCGCGAGGCGGCCCTGTCGCTCAGCTTGAAGCACGAGTTTCCGCGCGGGCTCGCCAATCCGCGCCAGATGCAGCCGTACACCTATTCGGAAAGCCTGCTGACGCCCTATGCCGGACGCGACGCTGAATTTGCCGGCGGCCCTGCTTGCGGCAGCGCCGCGCCGAACGCTGGGCTCGCTGACGGAAGCTATCTGCTGGATCGCGCCGGCAACGGCATGACGGCGATCCTGTTCTGCGAGGGGCAACCCACTGCCGAACAGGCGGCGCTGCTCGCGCAACTCGGCCGGATCGACAAGCGTTTCGTTCCGGTGGTGGTCACGTCAAGCGGCTCCGCCTTCGAAGCGAAAGCCATTGCGGACGGTGACGGCGAAATCGCCCGCGTGTTCGCTGCCGTGCCCGGTACGCTCTATCTGCTGCGGCCCGACCTGCATATTGCCGGGCGATGGAAGGCCGTCGCTCCCGGCGAGATCCTGAAAACCGCAGGCCTTTGCCTGGGAAGCGAGACGCCATGA